The stretch of DNA CTCTCCTCTGAGAGCGTGGTGGGGCGCAGCTCTACCTTGTGCTCCTGCAGCACTTGGTCAATGGAGGCCCCGGGGAGCTTGGGGAAGAGCTTCTCCTTCACCACgtggatggggatgaagatggccCCTGCTCGGACTACGTGGGGGAAAGGACACTTGCGAGCAAACATGAAAGTCTCCAGCTGAGACAGCAGGTTACTGAGGAGGGTGGGCACATCTTGGAAAGCCAACCAGATCTGTTTGCCTTTCGTGGGCTTCTGAGGTTCAGGGATCCTGGAGCCATTCTTGGGTTTGGGAGGGGATTTGGGCATCTCTCCAagctcctccaccacctctgcctTCTTCAACCACTCCCGCAGGATCTCCGGGGAGGACCTGGACACTGAGCATGAAATAACATCGCAGAGCAAGGCGTGCAGGCTGCTGAAATACTGGCCAGCAGAGCTCTGTGGGCCAGGGGGCTCACACTGCCCGGCCAGTGAGACGCTCTCCTCTCCCGGCACATGGCGGGCTTCGGGCAACTGGGGCTGCTCCGGGTCTGGGCAAACCCCCCGCAGTGCGGAAGGGccgggttgtggggctggggggctgctggctggcggggaggcggggagggtcTGCGGCAGTGCGGGGATGCTGCcggagggggctggtggcagtGGGCTGGTCTGGGGGGCGCAGGGGCTGCTGGCCGGCTGGGGGGACAcagcgccgggcgggcgggagcgCAGGATCTTGTATTTTTTGAACATGAACGTGGCTGAGCTCTGGAAGTTGCTCTTGTCCCCAGAGCCCACCTCAATCAGCAAGGGCAGCCCCCCGAGTTTGGCCCCCTCTCCCGCCCTCACCTTCCCCCCTGGAccctctttctcctgctctgcaTCCTCCCTGTTTGGTGCCCCCTctgcatggccagcaggtcccTGGGTCTCCCCAGCTTTCACCAGTTTCTTCTTCAAGCTGAGGTCCAGCACAATGTCCTCAGCGGCtggctccccgctccccaccccaccAGGGCTGCCCTCCCGAGACCCCAGCTCTTGGGGCACAGGCTTTGGTTTTTCGGGGACCTTTCCATGACAGCTTTCCTCTTGGCTCTGGACCATGCCACTGCCCGTCTTCAGCGCCTGGCCAGACACTGTCCCTGCAGTCAGCAGGCTGGACGTCACCGAGACATCCCCAAGGGCTGCAGGATCCTGGCGGCCCCCCGTGTTTTGGGTTGGGGGGTCCCCCCGCAGATGTTCCCCGTAGAAGGGGACCTGGGCTGAGGCCTTCGTCCCCTCCAGGTAATCTCGGTAAGGTGCCAGGCTGAAGACGTTGTTGATCACTGGCatgggtggggaggaaggagaaaactcGCCATTCCTGGGGGCTTTAAGCCCCTGTGGGGGGGAGGCGTCCAGAGAAGGGGGAACGAGGTCCTTGGCTGCATCCTTGACCTTGCAGGCATCTCCCTTCCCTACGACGATGGGAGCCAGTGGTTCCCCCCGGGTGGTCTCTTGGGGGGCCGGGCTGCTCGTCTTCCTCCCAGGGTAAGGGGGGTCCTGCTCCCCTTGGCTCTGGTTCACCCAGCTTCTTTCTCCTTTAGGAAACGCCTCGCCAGAGCCCTTGGCGACCTTCTCCAGGGCACAGACAGGTTGGAAAGCACTGTTGTGCCTCGCTGCCACTCGCCCATGAGGACTTTCCACCGGGTGCCGCTCGCAGCCTGGCTCCGTGCTGGTGAAGGAGGTGCCCAATACGGCCGTGTCACTGGGGCTGAAGGCAAAGCCAGGGACTGGCAAGTAGCCAGCTCGCT from Chroicocephalus ridibundus chromosome 9, bChrRid1.1, whole genome shotgun sequence encodes:
- the C9H15orf39 gene encoding uncharacterized protein C15orf39 homolog, with product MASKRHVESLDPMIFNKIPRLEMEPAAGFPVGLCKSSPVPNPGSENHFNYKGSYFACPLQSPDGPEQPLGHWSPVSAYLHYGPGAGSQPVPAEGPLASCLLYRPESLGAGLQPPATQKSKDSLTRELLMAREKLPSPSPAVGHSFPVKKPVAVNKAAPLAVPKPVYRAPACFMEPRVALPLGPSMERLGDADWALPATAPASHPLHPGEPRGSAGLHKRGPRSEPSPLPLHPSLALPTKEKVGSPVAFSPYYAAFEKYRSTPLLEAGCPAAHGQRKVPEVPSLSPDPWPKLQPPATSMAYRERPLACYPQTHYPLPLQKATLLYHPLPPTVEPQPSAYKGFSFAGSGEPFPSSYLKPQASRSFFPSPLDTYVPRAGSAGTVASPPTKLEVLPRDAKPPQRAGYLPVPGFAFSPSDTAVLGTSFTSTEPGCERHPVESPHGRVAARHNSAFQPVCALEKVAKGSGEAFPKGERSWVNQSQGEQDPPYPGRKTSSPAPQETTRGEPLAPIVVGKGDACKVKDAAKDLVPPSLDASPPQGLKAPRNGEFSPSSPPMPVINNVFSLAPYRDYLEGTKASAQVPFYGEHLRGDPPTQNTGGRQDPAALGDVSVTSSLLTAGTVSGQALKTGSGMVQSQEESCHGKVPEKPKPVPQELGSREGSPGGVGSGEPAAEDIVLDLSLKKKLVKAGETQGPAGHAEGAPNREDAEQEKEGPGGKVRAGEGAKLGGLPLLIEVGSGDKSNFQSSATFMFKKYKILRSRPPGAVSPQPASSPCAPQTSPLPPAPSGSIPALPQTLPASPPASSPPAPQPGPSALRGVCPDPEQPQLPEARHVPGEESVSLAGQCEPPGPQSSAGQYFSSLHALLCDVISCSVSRSSPEILREWLKKAEVVEELGEMPKSPPKPKNGSRIPEPQKPTKGKQIWLAFQDVPTLLSNLLSQLETFMFARKCPFPHVVRAGAIFIPIHVVKEKLFPKLPGASIDQVLQEHKVELRPTTLSEERHLRDLELKSCTSRMLKLLALKQLPDIYPDLLNLHWHNSIRQQLGSSSQAGQPPSK